GAAGAGGAGGGCGAGAAGTTCCGTGATTATTTCAAACACGAAGAACAGCTCAAACGCATTCCATCGCATCGCTTTTTGGCCATTATGCGAGGCGAAAAAGAAGGGTTTTTAAGAGTGAATATTGCTCCGAATGAAGAGAATGCACAACAATTGATGGAGCGCTTTTTTGTGAAAGGCGAAACTGCCAGTTCTGACGAAGTGCGAACAGCTGGCAAAGACGCTTACAAACGTCTATTGCAGCCATCGCTCGAAACCGAGATGCGAAACACCTTCAAAGGGCAATCGGATGAACAGGCCATCAAGGTTTTTGCGGAAAACCTGCGGCAATTGCTGATGCTTCCGCCATTGGGCGAGAAGCGCGTATTGGCCATTGATCCTGGTTACCGAACGGGTTGCAAGGTGGTTTGCTTGAGCGCGCAGGGAGACCTGTTGCATAACGAGAACATCTATCCGCATCCACCTCGCAACGAACGAACCCAGGCGATGAAAAAACTGTCAACGTTGGTGGAACAACATAAGATTGAAGCCATCGCCATTGGAAACGGAACCGCCAGCCGCGAAACGGAAGCATTGGTCAAAGCCATTCACTTTGATCGGAAAGTGCAGGTTTTTGTGGTGAGTGAAGCGGGAGCTTCGGTCTATTCAGCAAGTAAAGTGGCGCGCGATGAATTCCCTCAGTTTGATGTGACGGTTCGTGGTTCAGTGAGCATAGGAAGAAGGCTGATCGATCCTTTGGCGGAATTGGTGAAGATTGATCCAGCAGCCATCGGTGTTGGTCAATATCAGCATGATGTAGATCAGAAACAGTTGCTAGCATCGCTGGAACGGGTTACCGAAAGCTGCGTGAACCAGGTGGGTGTCAATTTGAATACGGCAAGCAAATTCCTTCTCCATCACGTTTCAGGTCTTGGGCCACAATTGGCGGATAATATTTTGGAGTTCCGAAGTGAAAATGGCCCATTTTCTTCGCGAGAGCAACTCAAAAGCGTTCCCAGATTAGGAGCCAAAGCCTTCGAACAAGCCGCTGGATTTCTTCGAATACCACAAGCGAATGACCCATTGGATAATTCTGCCGTTCACCCAGAGCGCTATGGTTTAGTGAAAAAAATAACGAAGGATTTGAAAATTTCAGTCGCAGATATGTTGGGAAATGAAGAACTCGTCAACTCCATCAACTTATCCAACTATATTACTGAGGATGTCGGTCTGCCAACGCTTCAGGACATCAAAGAGGAACTCCTCAAGCCTGGTCGAGACCCTAGAAGGATCATCAAAGTGTTTGAGTTTGAAAAGGGAATTGAGAAGATTTCTGACCTGATCGTTGGCATGGAACTTCCTGGAATCGTAACCAACATCACGGCTTTCGGTGCGTTTGTGGATGTAGGCGTGAAGCAGGATGGCTTGGTTCATATCTCGCAATTGGCCGACCGTTTCATCAAAGAACCGACCGATGTAGTATCAGTTCATCAGCATGTACGGGTAAAGGTTTTGGAAGTAGATGCTGCCCGAAAGCGGATTGCATTGAGCATGAAAGGTCTTAACGGATAAGCGAAACGCGACCGAGCTTTTTGTACTGCCTACCTCGATAATCCTCGTAAAGAATCTGGTAAACATAAAGGCCTGGTTTCACTTCATTTCCGGTTTTCATATCACGGCCATCCCAACCAACAAGGATGTCATCAGTCACGAACAGTTCTTTCCCCCAGCGATCGAAGACGCGGAAATCGAACCAGAAAATATCTTTGCCATAAGCGTAAAAACCATCATTGATCCTGTCCTTATCAGGCGTAAATGCTGATGGCACGTATAGGGTTGTGTACGGAGCAATGTAAACCGAATCGCGAACAGTGTCAGTGCAACTATATTGATTGTAAGTAACCAAGGTAATGACCTGCATTCCTGTGTCTGCATATGCGTGCGAAGGGTTCTCTTCGTCCGAAAATGGAGTGAAATCTCCAAAATCCCATTCCCACGTAACTGCATTAACCGAGAGGTCTTCGAAATTGATCAGTGGCTCTATGGCGGTGGTATATTCAGGAGTCGCCAAGAAAGAAGATATCGGGCGCGGATTGACCGTTGCTGTGTTGGTGGCTTCGGCAGAACAATTTCCCCAAGTGACTTGCAGCGTCACATCAAAATCCCCTGCTCCTTGATAGAGCACAGATGGCATCGTATCTGTTGAAGTCTGACCATCGCCAAAACTCCACAGATAGGTAATACCAGAGGTTGGAGCCGAAGTATTCACAAAAAGTGAAGTGTCGTCAACGCAAACCGCATCAACCGTAAAACTCACGGTAGGAATCGGTTCAACAGTCATCGTTGTTGCACTAGAATTGACGCAGCCGTTGGCATCCGTTCCCGTAACCGTATATGTGAACGAGCCTGCCGCTGAAGGAGTGAAAACAGGGTTTGCAATGGTTGCACTGCTCAGTTCCGTTGTTGGGTCCCAAACGTAACTGACCGCGCCAGACGCGTTCAAGTCAACACTTTCCAGTAAGCAGATCGGGTTGTAATTGCCTGCATCTACAAGAGGCAGATCATGAACAATCGAAAGAATACTGTCGGTTGTGGTGCAGTTTGCATTGGAAGCCTGATAATAGAGATAATAGCTTCCAACGCCTGCGGTGGAAGGAGAAAACACGCCCGTGGCATTGGTGATTCCCGCGCCAGACCAAGTTCCGCCAGCAGGTGTAAATCCTGCTAGGGTTACATCAGCAGCATCGATGCAATTTTCAATATCCGAACCTGGATTGACAACAGGAGCGGCAATCAGCGTAATGGTCACTGCATTACTTGCAACACTGGTACAACCAAGGTTTGTGGCTTCAACTGTGATGCTGTTTCCAGCGACCAATCCAGTGGTGGTCCAAGTTGCAGAAGCACCGTTCTGAACGGTTGTCGCTCCATCAAAGAATTCATAGCCTTCCAGTCCAGCAGGATTTGCCGTGAATGAAATCGATTCGCCCTCACAAATTTGACTTACCGGAGCGCTTAGCGTGACGCTTGGATAAGGACTAACAACTGTTGTAATGATATTGCTTTGTCCACCAACGCAACCTTCTACAGATGTTCCTATCACAAACACATTGGTTCCTGTTGCAAGCGAACTCGTTTGATAAATGTTCGAGACACCTGATTGCACCGCAGCTACTCCTTCAAAAAACTGGTAGTCTGCCAGACCGAGAGGAAGAGCCGTGAAGATGATATCATCGCCATCGCAGATGCTATCGTTCAGATCAGAGCTGGTAATTGTCACAAACGGAAGTGGATTAACCTGAGTGACAATGGCAGCACTTGCCACGCTCGGACAACCATTGTCCGTTGCTACAACGGTGATGCTGTTATTGACAGGAACGGTTCCGAATAAAATGTTGCTTGCGCCATTTTGCAATGAATTGTTTCCATTGAAAAATTCGTAGCTATCAAGCCCTGCTGGTGATGCGGTGAACGTGACCGTCTCACCTGCGCAGATTGTGTTGTCCAGATCATCCGAAGTAAGGGTAACAGTTGGAATTGGGTTGACCGTTGGCACAATCGTATCACTTGGATTGGCGAAACAACTTCCGACAAAAGCCTCTATATAAATGCTGTCTCCTTGCTGTATGCTTGAACTGGTATACACAGGCAAAGCACCATTCTGTACCGACACTCCGTTTATGAAAAACTCGTAGTTATCGTATGTTGGCGGTGTGGCAGTGAAAATGATCGGGTCGCCTTCGCAAATGCTTGTTGAACTCGCGCTAAGCGTCACATTATACACGTTCGATTGTACGGTTACCTGAGTGGAATCGGTAACTGGCCCGCAACAGGCAGTTAGAACAGTCACTTTTACCCAATAGGTTCCGGGCGTGCTGAAGTAAACATCTGAAGTGGTGGTTACGGAAGCTCCAGATTCGGTTGGAGGAGATGCAACTGGACCGAAATCCCAATCGTATTGACTCCCAACGAGTGTGGTTGAAAATTGATTCGGACAACCCGCGTCTACTGTTGGGTTTGCAGGAGAAATGGTTGGAAGTGTTGGTCCGTTATTGAAAATTCCTACGAAATCAGTGAAGGTCGTTCCTCCATATGTGATTGTTCTCCTTCCCGTTGTCGGATAGGTAACTGCAAATGGACCGTTGCCATTTGCTGTCTGTGGATTTGCGCCTGAGCCGAAATTCCAAGCTGCGTTTCCACCAGTTGCGCTAAACGTCACTTCGGAATTGGTACAACCATAATTGTCGACAGAAATAATAGGTGGGTTGCCTGGCACACCATTGTTGTTTGATGCAGACACAGGAGTTCCTGCTGATTCCAAAAGAGGCATTGAAACCCCATCTGAACCATTACCGCCATTGCCACCGTTACCACCATCGCCTCCATTGCCACCGTTGCCGCCAGAACCAACATCGCAACTACCTCCTCCACCAATACCCCCAAAACCACCTGAACCGCCAATACCACCTACGCCTCCTATCCCGCCATATCCTGCGTTACCAGAAATTAACGAGCAATCTTGTATCACTCCGCTAGGACCATTATTCACTAAAAAGACGGAAAACGAAGAGCCTCCACCAAACCCACCAGTACCACCAGTACCACCACTTCCTCCTCCGCCTCCAGCTCCACCATCAGCACCAGATCCATCATTGCAGAACAGGCCAGACTCTGAGCCACCTCCGCCTCCGCCTCCGCCTCCAGTTCCGCAACCACCTGCCATACCGGTACCCGCCTGTGTGGGAGTCCAATAGCCATTGATAACCAGCCCAGAAAATCCGGTAAGCCCATTTGTTCCAGTTGTACCGTTGCTTCCACTGGCTCCATTACCACCGTTTGACCCCGCAGGATGACTGCAATTAGAGGAACAAAATTCAGAACCACCAACACCACCGGTTCCTCCGCCACAAGCGCCTTGTTGAGCGTCTGTCCCAGCACGATTTCCGTTCCAACCTCCATTTCCTCCGTTTCCTCCATTACAGCCACACATGGAGATTCCCCCAGTTGCAATGGAAGCATCTGTATTGAAGTTTTGATTGTCCGGATCGCCATCTCCACCGTTTTGCCCATCACCGCCTCCTTGTCCTGTCACTCCAGCCTCGCCCGGTTGTCCGTTACTGCCGTTCCCTGCAGTGACAAAACATCGAACTATGTTATAGTTGGAACAGCCGTTGAGATATATTCCGTAAACTGATGCTCCAAAAGGACTCGTAGTGGTGGATGCAGGGGCGTCTGCTACATCGATTGTAAGGTCTTGAAGACGGAATCCTGATGCATTAAGTCCTGCCAATGCAACAAGTGTATTGGCAGGTGTAGGCAACGGATTTGCTGCGGTGCGACTGATGACGCTAGGCGTACTGTTGCTCTTTATCCAGGTTGAAGGATTAAACCCTCCTTCAATAGTCACATTATTAGGAATGGCAATGCTGCTACTAATGGTATACGTTCCAGAAGCCAGCCAAAGCACATTATTTGTTGCGTTAGCTAAGGTCAGGGCATAAGAAAGAGATGCGGGATTGATCCGTGTGCCAGTGAGTCCTCCAGCAGCTCCAGAAGGGGAAACGTAAATGATTCCGCATTCTTGACCATTGCTAGAGGCAAAGAACAACAAGACAAGAATGATACTTAGAAAAAATGTCTTGATACGATTCATTTTCAAGCCTTACATGAACGCGCGAAAGTAAATGGGGTTGCTGGTTTCTTTGGTCATTTCATGTTACCAAACGGTTATCGAGAAAAGAATAGGTATTTGTACCGTAGAAACACCTTAAAAAAGCAGCCCTTAAATGGCTGCGCGTGAAGTATGGAAGCGGCATCCCTTTCTTTTCCATGGTTTGCGCTTCGAGATCCTCAGTGACCGCTGGGAAAAGAAAAGATACAGCGGATAGCCTGACCCGATTGCGGGAAGTAATGCGCAGTGGCGAGGGACACGCCCAAAAAGTCAATCTCTACGAACGGAAAGCTATGAAACGAGCGTAGTGGATAACATTCTTGTGTAACGCCCATTTAGGGGTTGCATCGGGATAATTTTGATTCTCAAACCTTAAGGTCATGAAAACCAATTTCGCACACGTATTTTTTATCTGCGCACTTTCTGTATTTCTGATGTCGTCTTGCGCATCGGTAAAACCATGCGGAGAAGCGTACACTGAACAACAACAATTTTTCCAGTCAAAGAAATTCAAAGAGGCCGTAGGACAACGCGATTCGCTTTGCGAACGAACTACTGACCTTGAAAATGTATTGGCTACAACTGAGAAGGATCTGGCTAAGACCAAAGAAGAGTTGGCCAGCGAAAAAAAGAATGTTGATGCCTTGAATACTGAAATTGCTGCCAACAAGAAAGCGTACGATCAATTGAAGCTTTCGTCTGGGGCGCAAGTGGCGGGTCTGAGCAGCGATCTAGCAGCTAAGCAGGCAGAGCTTGCGGATAAAGAGCGTTTGCTGCAAAACCGCGAAGAGCGATTGAAAATGCTCGAAGAAATTGTGAAGAAACAGGATGAGTTGATGAACGCGCTTTCGAACAGGGTTAAAGATGCGCTGATGGGTTTTGATGCCGATGAGCTTACCGTTGAAATGAGAGATGGGAAAGTTTATGTTTCGATGAGCGACAAACTTTTGTTCAAATCGGGTAGCGATGGTGTGGAGCCAAAAGGCGTGGAAGCACTGGAAAAAATAGCTGGTGTCATGAAGAAGAACACCGACATTTTTATGGCGATTGAAGGCCATACAGACAGTATTCCTATCAAGACCAATCGATTTAAAGATAACTGGGATCTGAGTGTTGCACGTGCCACATCAGTGGTTCGTATTCTAACTGGAAATGGTGTAGATGCTACACGCTTAACGGCATCAGGAAAAGGCGAATTCTCGCCAAAAGCAAGCAATTCTACCAAAGAAGGCCGTGCTACCAACCGAAGAACAGAGTTAGTACTTTCTCCTAAATTGAATGAGTTGATGGATCTGCTTGGGCAGTATAATCGCTAGCTCAAAGTTCGTAGCTGAGATACAAACCTGCTCCGTTTCCTGTTGAAAATGGCGCAATACTCAAGCCTTTGGTGAGTGGCTTTCTTCGATGCAGCCAAGGCACAAGATATCCAACGGTTGCACCCACAAAATATCCAGCAATGATGTCGCTTGGGAAGTGCTTTCCGGCTTCGTACCTAAGAAATCCGGTAACGGCTGGTAGAATCACTGCTCCGGTCCAAACCAATGCCTCGTGCGTTCGGTTATCCGAGTAATCGGAAAAGACTTTAGCGGTGGTAAAACACAAGGCTGCTGTCAGTGAAGTGTGGCCAGAAAAGAACGATTGTCGGGCGTCTTTACTTGTCCGCTCGCTCATATCAACATCCGAATTGTAAACAAATGGTCGCGGACGCTTGGCCAAGCCTTTCGTCATTTCGGTTACTCCCAAGGTCAGCATAGCTGTTTCAGCATAAATGAAGCCGACCACAAGAAAATCTTTTCGGGCCCGTTTATTTATCATCAAAAACGCTGGCAGCGTCACACTTCCATAAAGCAGAATGTCGCTGGCAAAATCGGCTTTCGGGCTCCAATGGTCTGTAGCGCTACGGTCAAAACCCGGTAGTTCATATCGGTCAAGCGAATTGACCTGTGCGACCGTGAGGGGCCGAATCTGATAACTGGTAAAAAGCCCTCCGGCTGCCAATAGCCCAGAACCTGAAGCATAAACCAATTCCCGCTTCCAATTGAAGTTATAGGGGCTTTCAGCCTCTTGAGCACTGCTGGTTAAAACCGCAAGCATCAACACGAGGAAGAACGAGGTCTGTTTCATTATTCTGAGATACAAAAAAGGCGACCTCGGGTCGCCTTTTGCTTTGTGTTGATTGCTTACTTTATTGCGTTGAGTTTTATTTCAAGCTCAGTGAGTGCAGCTTTCATGCCCTCAATTTCTTTCTGCTTGGTGGCTTGGGCCGCAACATTTTTTTCAATGCTTCCTTGCGCTTCTTCGATCTTCTTGTTGTAGTCGGCAATGTCCTTCTCCAAGCCTTCCTTATCCTTGGCCATTGACACCAATTCCTTCTCAAAACCACCTAGAACCTTGCCCGCATTCTCAATCTCTCTTCTTACAACTTCTTTCGATTGTTCTACGGCAAAATCGTAAACGATCTTTTCGCCAGCAGGGTATTTATCTGGATGATTTGCCGTGCTCAAATATGCACCTCCAAGATCAAACGCAACAATAAGCTCCACTCCTTCATCGGTTGCTTCTTGCACAACGGAATAAACGTCAAAGGAATTGTCGCCCATGCTTTTAGCTTGGCAGTCGTCACCAAAGATCACTGTCTTATCACTGACCTTTCCTTTAAGGTCTTTCAATTGTTTTTTCCAAGCCTTCTTTATGTCTTCTGCATTGGCTCCTGTAATAGTAACAGAGAGACTGTTGCGACTACTGCCGTCAATGGCAGCCATTTTTTCAGTAACGGTTATCTTATTCTGAGCCATTGCCACGGATGACAATAACAACATTGGAAGGATCAATTTTCTCATTTGATGTGCTTAATTGTTAAGGCGCAAAGAAAATAAATAATCAAGGCTTATCTGATCTTGGCGGGATTCAATCCCATTAATCAATGCCTTCTTCTCCAACCTTTTTACCTGCCTGATAAACGATGGTTTTGACGACTTTGCCGTTTTCGTATACATAAACCTTACCGTCAATCAATTTCTTGTCCTTGAAGGTTCCTTCCTTTGAAACCGTTCCGTCTGCATTCATCAACTTGTTGAATCCGTCCACAAATTCGCCTTTACCAAGTTGCTTCGGAGCTGGTTTTCCAGAATATTTCTTGATGTTTTCGTCAAAAGCTTTCCCTTCAACCAAATTCACCGTTTTATCAGGAATAACGTTTCCACCATCAAAGTAGCGCTTGGCCTTGATGGATCCATTCTCGTAATATTCTACCAACTCGCCAGCCTCTTTTCCTCCTTTCCAGTCTCCGATATATTGTAGCATTCCGTTTTCGTGGAAGTACAGCTGCTGTCCTTCGCGCTTGCCTGATGAGTTGTAACTCCAATCGTACTTAAGCACGCCATTTTCGTAGTAATATTTATACTGTCCTGCCCAACGATTCATTTGCCAAATTCCTTCTTCCTGAATCTGTCCGGTTCGGTAATAGATCTTTGCATAACCGTTGGCAATGTTGTTGGCGAAAGTCAATTCGTGCTTCTTATTTCCGTTCGGATAGTATTTGGTCCAAACACCTGTCTTCTTATTGTCCACGTATAGACCTTCCTCTACCAACTGGTTGGTTTCGTAGCCTTGATACTTTCCATCATCATTATAGACCTTCCACCAACCTTGTTTTTGGTTGTTGGAATCTTTGGCATTGATCGTATCGCCACTGGCAGACTGTGACGACTGCGCACTGGTTACCATAAAAGTGGTCAGTAGAAAAATGTAAGTGAGTAAACTTTTCGCCTGCATATCAATCTTCTCTCGTTGGGAGGTTTATACTCTCTAAACAATATTTTGTTCCAAGTCGTTTATCGAATTCTAGCGAGACATCTCTTTATCTCGAACGATTCTTACATTTGAGAAGCCTATGGAAAAATGGATAATTGAATCTTCTGACCGCAGTCCAAGTGTGGTTTTAGATAGACAGGAATCAATATTAAAGATTGACGGCAGGTCTTATCCTGAAGAAGGAATGGATTTTTTCGATCCTATTATTCTCCGCTTCAGAACCTTACAAGATTCTGAAAGTCCTATTCGTACGGTTCATATCAGATTGGAGTATTACAATTCTGCCACAACAAAGGCCATTGCAGAGCTGCTTACTTCACTTGTTAAGGCAACTCAAAGAGGCTTTGAGACCAAGGTAATTTGGGAGTACGAAGAAGATGATGACGGTATTTTAGAGGATATCGACATGTTCATCGAAACCTTTGACCTGAAATTTGAGATCCGCTATACGGAATTCAAATAAGTTGATGGCTCAAATGGCCGATCATATCGGCTGTCATCATTTCCAACGAATAATCGTTTTTCCATCCCCAATCATTTCGGGCATCGGTATCGTCTATTGAACCGGGCCATCCGTCAGCAATTGCTTGTCTGAAATCGGGTTTGTATGAAATAGAAAAATCAGGAATGTGACGTTGAATTTGCAGCGCAATTTCGGCCGGAGTAAAATCTACTCCAGAAATGTTGTAGCTAGAACGAATCTTGACCTTTTCGCTTTCAGCTTCCATAATGCCGATTGTGGCTTTTATGGCGTCCGGCATATACATCATAGGTAATCGGGTGTTTTCAGACAGAAAACACTCGAACGATTGACCGGCAACGGCTTTGTGAAAAATATCAACTGCATAGTCAGTTGTTCCTCCGCCCGGATTGCTTTTGTAACCGATAAGTCCAGGATAGCGAAGACTTCGCACATCTACGCCATAGCGATGGTGATAATAATCGCACCATCTTTCGCCAGCCAATTTGCTGATACCGTAAACCGTTGTAGGTTCGGTAATGGTTGATTGAGGCGTATTCAGTTTAGGTGTATTTGGACCAAAAACGGCAATAGAGCTTGGCCAATAAACCTTGTCTATCAACCCTTCTTTGGCCATTTCCAGCACATACAAAAGCCCGTACATATTCAAATTCCACGCAGGCATGACCTTTTGTTCGGCAGTAGCCGAAAGCAGTGCTGCAAGCAAATAGATCTGACCAATGTTGTATTGAACTACCAATTGGTGCAAACGGTCGCGGTCCATTACATCAAGCAACTCGAATGGGCCGCTTTCCTTCACTTCTTGCGATGCTGTTTTGAGGTCGGAGGCAACAACATTTTTACTGCCGTAAATTGAGCGAAGCTCCATTACGAGTTCGGTACCGATCTGGCCCGAAGCTCCAATCACCAAAATGCCTTTTTTCTTTGTCATTCGTTGCGTGTTCGCAGGTGGGCAAATGTATCATTTTTCGAAGCCTGAAACGGAACACGAACAGTTCCAATTTGCTTTGGAAGTGGTGTTTATATTTGGGCAAAATTGCGAGAGAAATGAGTGCTTCAAAATTTGATTCGAACCGTGCGCCAGAACCTGTTGGCCTTTATCCGCATGCCCGAAAGGTCGGCCAACTGTTGTTCCTTTCTGGAGTTGGGCCACGAGAGCGCGGAACCAAACAAATTCCTGGAGTGGAATTGGATGAGGGCGGAAATATTCTCTCTTACGATATTGAGAAACAGTGCCATTCGGTATTCAATAATGTGCGAATGATACTGGAAGATGCTGGTTCGAGTTGGGATCAAATTGTTGATGTAACGGTTTTCCTGACCAACATGAAAGATGATTTCAAGACATACAACCGTGTTTATGCGGAATATTTCAAGGATAATTTGCCTTGCCGTACTACGGTTGAGATAAACTGTTTGCCAACTCCGATAGGAATTGAGCTGAAGGTGATTGCGACTGTTTAGTCGGCTAGCGCGCTTGCGTTAAGGATGGAAGCGGCATCCTTTTTTCTGACCTCCGCCATCGACTGCGCTCAGGCATCGGCCAGAAAAAAGATATAGCGGACAGCCTGACCCCGATCTTTA
This genomic window from Flavobacteriales bacterium contains:
- a CDS encoding RNA-binding transcriptional accessory protein; translation: MQNKIATEVGCRPEQVKSTLSLMDGGATVPFISRYRKEATGGLDEVQIERIKELFDRYSELEKRRATILASLKEQNVLTPDLKKKVEEAATSQELEDLYLPYRPKRKTRATMAIALGLEPLAKILMAQNERFPERAAERFVKGEVNSVEEALQGARDIIAEWMSENAALRSRLRPLFLREAMISSKMVRGKEEEGEKFRDYFKHEEQLKRIPSHRFLAIMRGEKEGFLRVNIAPNEENAQQLMERFFVKGETASSDEVRTAGKDAYKRLLQPSLETEMRNTFKGQSDEQAIKVFAENLRQLLMLPPLGEKRVLAIDPGYRTGCKVVCLSAQGDLLHNENIYPHPPRNERTQAMKKLSTLVEQHKIEAIAIGNGTASRETEALVKAIHFDRKVQVFVVSEAGASVYSASKVARDEFPQFDVTVRGSVSIGRRLIDPLAELVKIDPAAIGVGQYQHDVDQKQLLASLERVTESCVNQVGVNLNTASKFLLHHVSGLGPQLADNILEFRSENGPFSSREQLKSVPRLGAKAFEQAAGFLRIPQANDPLDNSAVHPERYGLVKKITKDLKISVADMLGNEELVNSINLSNYITEDVGLPTLQDIKEELLKPGRDPRRIIKVFEFEKGIEKISDLIVGMELPGIVTNITAFGAFVDVGVKQDGLVHISQLADRFIKEPTDVVSVHQHVRVKVLEVDAARKRIALSMKGLNG
- a CDS encoding PKD domain-containing protein gives rise to the protein MNRIKTFFLSIILVLLFFASSNGQECGIIYVSPSGAAGGLTGTRINPASLSYALTLANATNNVLWLASGTYTISSSIAIPNNVTIEGGFNPSTWIKSNSTPSVISRTAANPLPTPANTLVALAGLNASGFRLQDLTIDVADAPASTTTSPFGASVYGIYLNGCSNYNIVRCFVTAGNGSNGQPGEAGVTGQGGGDGQNGGDGDPDNQNFNTDASIATGGISMCGCNGGNGGNGGWNGNRAGTDAQQGACGGGTGGVGGSEFCSSNCSHPAGSNGGNGASGSNGTTGTNGLTGFSGLVINGYWTPTQAGTGMAGGCGTGGGGGGGGGSESGLFCNDGSGADGGAGGGGGSGGTGGTGGFGGGSSFSVFLVNNGPSGVIQDCSLISGNAGYGGIGGVGGIGGSGGFGGIGGGGSCDVGSGGNGGNGGDGGNGGNGGNGSDGVSMPLLESAGTPVSASNNNGVPGNPPIISVDNYGCTNSEVTFSATGGNAAWNFGSGANPQTANGNGPFAVTYPTTGRRTITYGGTTFTDFVGIFNNGPTLPTISPANPTVDAGCPNQFSTTLVGSQYDWDFGPVASPPTESGASVTTTSDVYFSTPGTYWVKVTVLTACCGPVTDSTQVTVQSNVYNVTLSASSTSICEGDPIIFTATPPTYDNYEFFINGVSVQNGALPVYTSSSIQQGDSIYIEAFVGSCFANPSDTIVPTVNPIPTVTLTSDDLDNTICAGETVTFTASPAGLDSYEFFNGNNSLQNGASNILFGTVPVNNSITVVATDNGCPSVASAAIVTQVNPLPFVTITSSDLNDSICDGDDIIFTALPLGLADYQFFEGVAAVQSGVSNIYQTSSLATGTNVFVIGTSVEGCVGGQSNIITTVVSPYPSVTLSAPVSQICEGESISFTANPAGLEGYEFFDGATTVQNGASATWTTTGLVAGNSITVEATNLGCTSVASNAVTITLIAAPVVNPGSDIENCIDAADVTLAGFTPAGGTWSGAGITNATGVFSPSTAGVGSYYLYYQASNANCTTTDSILSIVHDLPLVDAGNYNPICLLESVDLNASGAVSYVWDPTTELSSATIANPVFTPSAAGSFTYTVTGTDANGCVNSSATTMTVEPIPTVSFTVDAVCVDDTSLFVNTSAPTSGITYLWSFGDGQTSTDTMPSVLYQGAGDFDVTLQVTWGNCSAEATNTATVNPRPISSFLATPEYTTAIEPLINFEDLSVNAVTWEWDFGDFTPFSDEENPSHAYADTGMQVITLVTYNQYSCTDTVRDSVYIAPYTTLYVPSAFTPDKDRINDGFYAYGKDIFWFDFRVFDRWGKELFVTDDILVGWDGRDMKTGNEVKPGLYVYQILYEDYRGRQYKKLGRVSLIR
- a CDS encoding OmpA family protein, which gives rise to MKTNFAHVFFICALSVFLMSSCASVKPCGEAYTEQQQFFQSKKFKEAVGQRDSLCERTTDLENVLATTEKDLAKTKEELASEKKNVDALNTEIAANKKAYDQLKLSSGAQVAGLSSDLAAKQAELADKERLLQNREERLKMLEEIVKKQDELMNALSNRVKDALMGFDADELTVEMRDGKVYVSMSDKLLFKSGSDGVEPKGVEALEKIAGVMKKNTDIFMAIEGHTDSIPIKTNRFKDNWDLSVARATSVVRILTGNGVDATRLTASGKGEFSPKASNSTKEGRATNRRTELVLSPKLNELMDLLGQYNR
- a CDS encoding phosphatase PAP2 family protein, with amino-acid sequence MKQTSFFLVLMLAVLTSSAQEAESPYNFNWKRELVYASGSGLLAAGGLFTSYQIRPLTVAQVNSLDRYELPGFDRSATDHWSPKADFASDILLYGSVTLPAFLMINKRARKDFLVVGFIYAETAMLTLGVTEMTKGLAKRPRPFVYNSDVDMSERTSKDARQSFFSGHTSLTAALCFTTAKVFSDYSDNRTHEALVWTGAVILPAVTGFLRYEAGKHFPSDIIAGYFVGATVGYLVPWLHRRKPLTKGLSIAPFSTGNGAGLYLSYEL
- a CDS encoding DUF1987 domain-containing protein, which translates into the protein MEKWIIESSDRSPSVVLDRQESILKIDGRSYPEEGMDFFDPIILRFRTLQDSESPIRTVHIRLEYYNSATTKAIAELLTSLVKATQRGFETKVIWEYEEDDDGILEDIDMFIETFDLKFEIRYTEFK
- a CDS encoding NAD-dependent epimerase/dehydratase family protein, translating into MTKKKGILVIGASGQIGTELVMELRSIYGSKNVVASDLKTASQEVKESGPFELLDVMDRDRLHQLVVQYNIGQIYLLAALLSATAEQKVMPAWNLNMYGLLYVLEMAKEGLIDKVYWPSSIAVFGPNTPKLNTPQSTITEPTTVYGISKLAGERWCDYYHHRYGVDVRSLRYPGLIGYKSNPGGGTTDYAVDIFHKAVAGQSFECFLSENTRLPMMYMPDAIKATIGIMEAESEKVKIRSSYNISGVDFTPAEIALQIQRHIPDFSISYKPDFRQAIADGWPGSIDDTDARNDWGWKNDYSLEMMTADMIGHLSHQLI
- a CDS encoding RidA family protein, with the protein product MSASKFDSNRAPEPVGLYPHARKVGQLLFLSGVGPRERGTKQIPGVELDEGGNILSYDIEKQCHSVFNNVRMILEDAGSSWDQIVDVTVFLTNMKDDFKTYNRVYAEYFKDNLPCRTTVEINCLPTPIGIELKVIATV